In Microbacterium sp. AB, a single genomic region encodes these proteins:
- a CDS encoding acyl-CoA dehydrogenase family protein codes for MSADAVSDAELLARFAPLLSRIAEGAAAREQARALPHDEVRALREAGLGALRVPQELGGHGVSLRQLLVLLRELAAADSNIPQALRQHFFQVELLLRDADDSGSRVWLERVAAGDLFGSATTEPRGSALGEVGTVLARRPGGGYRLDGRKIYGTGNAYAQWLPVGAVDESGTPVVPVVPADRTGVSIVDDWNGFGQRLTATGTTVFDDVRVEEDEVRRFAAEGPRRGGSGLHQAVLLATLAGIAESAAREVTAQLRGKTRVYFTGTGELPRHDAVVQEHVGRLRATADAARWVLDGVAREMEAAWSLWLDRDAAPEDVDARFVDVELAVASAQVTISEQVLDATAHLLDVLGASSLDTGLGLDRHWRNARAVASHNPYPFKARLLGDHALNGAEPAAFAVGRDVGDKHP; via the coding sequence ATGAGCGCGGACGCCGTCTCCGACGCCGAGCTGCTCGCGCGCTTCGCGCCGCTCCTCTCCCGCATCGCGGAGGGCGCCGCGGCACGCGAACAGGCCAGGGCGCTCCCGCACGACGAGGTCCGCGCCCTCCGCGAGGCCGGCCTCGGTGCCCTGCGCGTCCCGCAGGAGCTCGGCGGGCACGGGGTGAGCCTGCGGCAGCTGCTCGTCCTCCTGCGCGAGCTCGCGGCCGCGGACTCGAACATCCCGCAGGCGCTGCGGCAGCACTTCTTCCAGGTCGAGCTCCTGCTCCGAGACGCGGACGACTCAGGCAGCCGCGTGTGGCTGGAGCGCGTCGCGGCGGGCGATCTGTTCGGCAGCGCGACGACGGAGCCGCGCGGCTCCGCCCTCGGCGAGGTCGGGACGGTGCTCGCGAGACGTCCCGGCGGCGGATACCGCCTCGACGGGCGGAAGATCTACGGCACGGGCAACGCGTACGCGCAGTGGCTCCCCGTCGGCGCCGTCGACGAGAGCGGGACGCCCGTCGTGCCCGTGGTCCCCGCCGACCGCACGGGCGTGTCGATCGTCGACGACTGGAACGGCTTCGGCCAGCGGCTCACCGCGACGGGCACGACGGTCTTCGACGACGTGCGCGTCGAGGAGGACGAGGTCCGCCGCTTCGCCGCGGAGGGTCCGAGACGCGGAGGCTCGGGACTGCATCAGGCCGTGCTGCTCGCCACGCTCGCGGGGATCGCCGAGTCGGCCGCACGAGAGGTGACGGCGCAGCTGCGGGGCAAGACCCGGGTGTACTTCACCGGCACGGGCGAGCTGCCGCGCCACGACGCCGTCGTGCAGGAGCACGTCGGCCGGCTGAGGGCCACCGCGGACGCCGCGCGCTGGGTCCTCGACGGCGTGGCCCGCGAGATGGAGGCCGCCTGGTCGCTGTGGCTGGACCGCGACGCGGCGCCCGAGGACGTCGACGCGCGCTTCGTCGACGTCGAGCTCGCGGTCGCCTCGGCGCAGGTGACGATCTCGGAGCAGGTCCTCGACGCGACGGCGCACCTGCTCGACGTGCTCGGCGCGTCGTCGCTCGACACCGGCCTCGGCCTCGACCGGCACTGGCGGAACGCGCGCGCCGTGGCGTCGCACAACCCCTACCCGTTCAAGGCGCGCCTCCTCGGCGACCACGCCCTCAACGGCGCCGAGCCCGCGGCGTTCGCCGTGGGGCGCGACGTGGGCGACAAGCACCCCTGA
- the rho gene encoding transcription termination factor Rho, which produces MPRKTTGVLVGSISEIQDDAADAANEDIQADVRTEAAPAAEAPAVEPAAAEAPAAKPARKRAPRRTKKAEPVEEPAAEAAPADESAPAPAEEAPAQEERPSAPEETHDVAPRETPDGETTAEAEQADAADAAPAEQAEATEGGTGRRDGRRTGSRQAGGDRTAAEKADEAQAGKTDSAPQDGDRPEGDADRSDDSTGRRGRNRNRRNRSKNGGEAQGDDGRSTQDDAKDDEGDRSDRGGRQNQGQRQGQAQNPDQGRGRGRNKRRGGADDEFDTEIGDDDVLVPIAGILDVLDNYAFVRTTGYLPGQQDVYVSLGQVKKYALRKGDAVVGAIKQPREGEQPGRQKYNALVKVDSVNGLSVEDAAGRVEFGKLTPLYPQDRLRLETAPEKLTQRIIDLVAPIGKGQRGLIVAPPKAGKTIVLQQIANAIAQNNPEAHLMVVLVDERPEEVTDMQRSVKGEVIASTFDRPAEDHTTVAELAIERAKRLVELGRDVVVLLDSITRLGRAYNVSAPTSGRVLSGGVDASALYPPKRFFGAARNIENGGSLTILATALVETGSKMDEVIFEEFKGTGNMELRLSRQLADKRIFPAVDVNASSTRREEVLLSPDEVKITWKLRRALAGLDQQHALGVILDKLKETQSNVEFLVQMQKSIPAPAGGRGSGHENDIR; this is translated from the coding sequence ATGCCACGCAAGACGACAGGAGTGCTCGTGGGGTCGATCTCCGAGATCCAGGACGACGCCGCCGACGCGGCGAACGAAGACATCCAGGCCGACGTGCGGACGGAGGCCGCTCCGGCCGCCGAAGCTCCGGCCGTCGAGCCCGCCGCGGCCGAGGCGCCTGCGGCGAAGCCCGCGCGCAAGCGCGCCCCGCGCCGCACGAAGAAGGCCGAGCCCGTCGAGGAGCCTGCCGCCGAGGCGGCTCCGGCGGACGAGAGCGCCCCGGCTCCGGCCGAGGAGGCGCCCGCACAGGAGGAGAGGCCGTCCGCTCCGGAGGAGACGCACGACGTCGCGCCGCGCGAGACGCCCGACGGCGAGACGACGGCGGAGGCCGAGCAGGCGGACGCCGCCGACGCGGCGCCTGCCGAGCAGGCCGAGGCGACGGAGGGCGGCACCGGCAGGCGCGACGGCCGAAGGACCGGCAGCCGCCAGGCGGGCGGCGACAGGACCGCCGCCGAGAAGGCCGACGAGGCGCAGGCCGGCAAGACGGACTCCGCCCCGCAGGACGGCGACCGGCCCGAGGGCGATGCCGACCGCTCGGACGACTCGACCGGCCGTCGGGGCCGCAACCGCAACCGCCGCAACCGCAGCAAGAACGGCGGCGAGGCGCAGGGCGACGACGGCCGCTCGACGCAGGACGACGCCAAGGACGACGAGGGCGACCGCTCCGACCGCGGGGGCCGTCAGAACCAGGGCCAGCGTCAGGGCCAGGCGCAGAACCCGGACCAGGGCCGTGGCCGCGGACGCAACAAGCGTCGCGGGGGAGCGGACGACGAGTTCGACACCGAGATCGGCGACGACGACGTGCTCGTGCCGATCGCGGGCATCCTCGACGTCCTCGACAACTACGCGTTCGTGCGCACCACCGGCTACCTCCCCGGCCAGCAGGACGTGTACGTCTCGCTCGGCCAGGTGAAGAAGTACGCCCTGCGCAAGGGCGACGCCGTCGTCGGCGCGATCAAGCAGCCGCGCGAGGGCGAGCAGCCGGGCCGCCAGAAGTACAACGCGCTCGTCAAGGTGGACTCCGTCAACGGGCTGTCCGTCGAGGACGCCGCGGGCCGGGTCGAGTTCGGCAAGCTCACGCCGCTCTACCCGCAGGACCGCCTGCGTCTCGAGACGGCGCCCGAGAAGCTGACCCAGCGCATCATCGACCTCGTCGCCCCGATCGGCAAGGGCCAGCGCGGTCTCATCGTCGCCCCGCCCAAGGCGGGCAAGACGATCGTGCTGCAGCAGATCGCGAACGCGATCGCGCAGAACAACCCCGAGGCGCACCTCATGGTCGTGCTCGTCGACGAGCGCCCCGAAGAGGTGACCGACATGCAGCGGTCGGTGAAGGGCGAGGTCATCGCCTCGACCTTCGACCGCCCCGCCGAGGACCACACGACGGTCGCCGAGCTCGCCATCGAGCGCGCCAAGCGCCTCGTCGAGCTGGGTCGCGACGTCGTCGTGCTGCTCGACTCGATCACGCGTCTCGGCCGGGCCTACAACGTCTCCGCACCGACCTCGGGGCGCGTGCTGTCCGGCGGGGTCGACGCCTCCGCGCTCTACCCGCCGAAGCGCTTCTTCGGCGCCGCGCGCAACATCGAGAACGGCGGCTCGCTCACCATCCTCGCCACGGCTCTCGTCGAGACCGGGTCGAAGATGGACGAGGTGATCTTCGAGGAGTTCAAGGGCACGGGCAACATGGAGCTGCGCCTGTCGCGCCAGCTGGCCGACAAGCGCATCTTCCCGGCGGTCGACGTCAACGCGTCCTCCACGCGCCGCGAGGAGGTGCTGCTGTCGCCCGACGAGGTGAAGATCACCTGGAAGCTCCGTCGCGCCCTCGCCGGACTCGACCAGCAGCACGCGCTGGGCGTGATCCTCGACAAGCTGAAGGAGACGCAGTCCAACGTCGAGTTCCTCGTGCAGATGCAGAAGTCGATCCCGGCGCCGGCCGGAGGCCGGGGCTCGGGCCATGAGAACGACATCCGCTGA
- a CDS encoding NtaA/DmoA family FMN-dependent monooxygenase (This protein belongs to a clade of FMN-dependent monooxygenases, within a broader family of flavin-dependent oxidoreductases, the luciferase-like monooxygenase (LMM) family, some of whose members use coenzyme F420 rather than FMN.), whose product MTRPPLIFSAFNEFVLSHHDHGAWRRPDSRQTELNTTAFWIDLAKTLERGRFDFLFFADVLAPYDIYRGSRDAAIATGMQTPVNDPAVLIPILAHETTDLSFVLTENILQEPPYTFARKMSTLDHLSDGRVAWNIVTSFLPGAGRNLGHSGLPSHEERYGRADDYVTAVFKLWEASWEDDAVIADRARGVYADPSKVHTIDHVGPYYTVPGPHLTEPSPQRTPFLFNAAASGTGISFAGANAEVLFTSGGREQAPASVRQLRAAAVAQGRSAEDVKILGGLGVVVGSTEEEARRLDRELQETQSLESILVKLSGFWQEDLDRYPLRATVAELRASSDPGALLRTVLGTAPDASWDFERFVRWAANRHVVGTPEQIADEIDAWQDAGVDGINLQYLVSPGSFADFVDHVRPVLVERGTMRAEYTPGTAREKVTGSGPFLPESHPARRHRAALAALRRSEGAR is encoded by the coding sequence ATGACCCGCCCGCCGCTCATCTTCAGCGCCTTCAACGAGTTCGTGCTCTCGCACCACGACCACGGCGCCTGGCGCCGCCCCGACAGCCGCCAGACCGAGCTCAACACGACGGCGTTCTGGATCGACCTCGCCAAGACGCTCGAGCGCGGCCGGTTCGACTTCCTCTTCTTCGCGGACGTGCTCGCGCCCTACGACATCTACCGCGGCAGCCGCGATGCGGCGATCGCCACCGGGATGCAGACGCCCGTGAACGACCCGGCCGTCCTCATCCCGATCCTCGCCCACGAGACGACGGACCTGTCGTTCGTCCTCACCGAGAACATCCTGCAGGAGCCGCCGTACACGTTCGCGCGCAAGATGTCGACGCTCGACCACCTGAGCGACGGCCGGGTCGCGTGGAACATCGTGACGAGCTTCCTGCCCGGCGCGGGGCGGAACCTCGGGCACAGCGGGCTCCCGAGCCACGAGGAGCGGTACGGTCGTGCCGACGACTACGTCACGGCGGTCTTCAAGCTGTGGGAGGCGAGCTGGGAGGACGACGCCGTGATCGCCGATCGCGCCCGCGGCGTCTACGCCGATCCGTCGAAGGTCCACACGATCGACCACGTCGGACCGTACTACACGGTGCCGGGGCCGCATCTCACCGAGCCGAGCCCGCAGCGCACGCCGTTCCTCTTCAACGCCGCGGCGTCGGGGACGGGCATCTCGTTCGCGGGGGCGAACGCGGAGGTGCTCTTCACGTCGGGAGGCAGGGAGCAGGCGCCGGCGAGCGTGCGCCAGCTGCGTGCCGCGGCGGTCGCGCAGGGGCGGTCGGCCGAGGACGTCAAGATCCTCGGCGGCCTCGGCGTCGTCGTCGGCAGCACGGAGGAGGAGGCTCGGCGCCTCGACCGCGAGCTGCAGGAGACGCAGTCGCTCGAGTCGATCCTCGTCAAGCTGAGCGGCTTCTGGCAGGAGGACCTCGACCGCTACCCCCTGCGCGCGACGGTCGCGGAGCTGCGCGCGTCGTCCGACCCCGGCGCGCTGCTGCGCACCGTGCTCGGCACCGCCCCCGACGCGTCGTGGGACTTCGAGCGCTTCGTCCGCTGGGCGGCGAACCGGCACGTCGTGGGGACCCCCGAGCAGATCGCCGACGAGATCGACGCCTGGCAGGACGCCGGCGTCGACGGCATCAACCTGCAGTACCTCGTCTCGCCGGGGTCGTTCGCCGACTTCGTCGACCACGTCCGTCCCGTCCTCGTCGAGCGCGGGACGATGCGGGCGGAGTACACCCCCGGCACCGCGCGAGAGAAGGTCACGGGCTCCGGGCCGTTCCTGCCGGAGAGCCATCCGGCCCGGCGGCACCGGGCGGCGCTCGCCGCGCTGCGGCGGAGCGAGGGCGCGCGATGA
- the prfA gene encoding peptide chain release factor 1: MFESVQALIDEHGRVQEELSDPAVHADAARAKRVNRRYAELSRIVRAHEEWTAAGDDLAAARELAKEDDAFAEEIPGLEEHLAETQEGLRRLLIPRDPDDARDVIMEIKAGEGGAESALFAADLLRMYTQYAASQGWKTELLERDESDLGGYKNVQVAIKGSSNDPAQGVWAHLKYEGGVHRVQRVPATESQGRIHTSTTGVLVFPEVDEPEEIHIDPNDLKIDVFRSSGPGGQSVNTTDSAVRITHVPTGIVVSMQNEKSQLQNREAGMRVLRARLLAKQQEELAAVAADARKSQIRGMDRSERIRTYNFPENRIADHRTGYKAYNLDQVMDGALAPVVASCIEADEAERLAALGD, from the coding sequence GTGTTCGAGTCCGTCCAGGCGCTGATCGACGAGCACGGCCGGGTGCAGGAGGAGCTCTCCGACCCGGCCGTGCACGCCGACGCGGCGCGCGCCAAGCGCGTCAACCGCCGCTACGCCGAGCTCAGCAGGATCGTGCGCGCCCACGAGGAGTGGACGGCGGCGGGGGACGACCTCGCGGCCGCTCGCGAGCTCGCGAAGGAGGACGACGCGTTCGCGGAGGAGATCCCCGGGCTCGAGGAGCACCTCGCGGAGACGCAGGAGGGGCTGAGGCGCCTCCTCATCCCGCGCGATCCGGACGATGCGCGCGACGTGATCATGGAGATCAAGGCGGGCGAGGGCGGCGCCGAGAGCGCGCTGTTCGCGGCCGACCTGCTGCGCATGTACACGCAGTACGCGGCGTCGCAGGGATGGAAGACGGAGCTGCTCGAGCGCGACGAGTCCGATCTCGGCGGCTACAAGAACGTCCAGGTCGCGATCAAGGGCTCGTCCAACGACCCCGCGCAGGGCGTCTGGGCGCACCTCAAGTACGAGGGCGGCGTGCATCGCGTGCAGCGTGTGCCGGCGACCGAGTCGCAGGGGCGCATCCACACGTCGACGACGGGCGTGCTCGTCTTCCCCGAGGTGGACGAGCCGGAGGAGATCCACATCGATCCGAACGACCTGAAGATCGACGTCTTCCGGTCGTCCGGCCCGGGCGGCCAGTCGGTCAACACGACCGACTCGGCCGTGCGCATCACGCACGTGCCGACGGGGATCGTCGTGTCGATGCAGAACGAGAAGTCGCAGCTGCAGAACCGCGAGGCCGGCATGCGCGTGCTGCGCGCGCGTCTGCTCGCGAAGCAGCAGGAGGAGCTCGCGGCGGTCGCGGCCGATGCGCGCAAGTCGCAGATCCGCGGCATGGACCGTTCCGAGCGCATCCGCACGTACAACTTCCCCGAGAACCGCATCGCCGATCACCGCACGGGCTACAAGGCCTACAACCTCGATCAGGTCATGGACGGCGCGCTCGCACCCGTCGTCGCCTCCTGCATCGAGGCCGACGAGGCCGAGCGCCTCGCCGCGCTCGGCGACTGA